Proteins encoded together in one Labeo rohita strain BAU-BD-2019 chromosome 21, IGBB_LRoh.1.0, whole genome shotgun sequence window:
- the LOC127152823 gene encoding claudin-3 isoform X1, whose protein sequence is MSMGMELGGIALGIIGWIISIVACALPMWRVSAFVGANIVTAQVIWEGLWMNCVVQSTGQMQCKVYDSMLALSQDLQASRAMSVVAIILAILGVLISIMGAKCTNCIEDEASKAKVMIVSGVMFIIAGVLVLIPAAWVANQTIRDFYNPLLTTAQQRELGASIYIGFAAAALLLIGGALLCCTCPPREKKYKPPRMGYSAPRSVSGGYDRKDYV, encoded by the coding sequence ATGTCGATGGGAATGGAGCTTGGGGGCATTGCCCTTGGCATCATTGGCTGGATCATTAGTATTGTCGCTTGCGCTCTTCCAATGTGGCGTGTCTCGGCCTTCGTGGGCGCAAACATCGTCACGGCACAAGTCATCTGGGAAGGTTTATGGATGAATTGTGTTGTCCAGAGCACCGGACAGATGCAATGCAAGGTCTACGACTCTATGCTTGCTCTATCGCAGGATCTCCAGGCTTCCAGGGCCATGTCGGTCGTCGCCATCATCTTGGCCATCCTGGGCGTGTTGATCTCCATCATGGGCGCCAAATGCACCAACTGTATCGAGGATGAAGCATCCAAGGCTAAAGTGATGATCGTCTCCGGCGTGATGTTCATTATTGCCGGCGTCCTGGTGCTCATTCCGGCGGCCTGGGTGGCAAACCAAACCATTCGGGACTTCTACAACCCATTACTGACCACCGCTCAGCAAAGAGAGCTTGGGGCATCCATCTACATAGGGTTTGCCGCTGCTGCTCTGCTGCTGATCGGAGGAGCGTTGCTGTGCTGCACCTGTCCTCCACGGGAGAAGAAGTACAAGCCACCAAGAATGGGCTACTCTGCTCCACGCTCCGTCAGTGGTGGATATGACAGGAAGGACTATGTTTAA